A window from Pangasianodon hypophthalmus isolate fPanHyp1 chromosome 4, fPanHyp1.pri, whole genome shotgun sequence encodes these proteins:
- the LOC113540064 gene encoding adenylate cyclase type 10-like yields the protein MQLFSDFTRRFGKNHILAPRVLHLNAYFHQLTGSRTLVQDLLKEALLLCEKQGNLLDQKWIRQSQADWSGACSHTPPEWSTAVLSMPSWDEAAILQPEELLKCCFYLKKVEDTRPSRTLGKMRRLFFNT from the exons ATGCAGCTCTTTTCAGACTTCACACGACGATTTGGAAAAAATCACATCCTCGCCCCGCGTGTGCTGCACCTGAACGCTTACTTTCACCAGCTGACCGGAAGCAGAACGCTGGTGCAGGACCTCCTCAAGGAAGCTCTGCTGCTGTGTGAGAAACAGGGGAACCTTCTAGACCAGAAGTGGATCAGGCAGAGCCAG GCTGACTGGTCTGGTGCGTGCAGCCACACTCCACCTGAGTGGTCTACAGCTGTTCTGAGCATGCCCAGTTGGGACGAAGCAGCAATACTCCAGCCTGAAGAGCTGCTTAAGTGTTGTTTCTACTTGAAAAAAGTGGAGGATACACGGCCTTCCCGTACATTAGGAAAAATGCGCAGGTTATTTTTTAACACCTAG